In Terriglobus sp. TAA 43, a single window of DNA contains:
- the murC gene encoding UDP-N-acetylmuramate--L-alanine ligase, translating to MFAAAQRVHFIGIGGIGMSGIAEILLSMGFPVSGSDLRTSPTTDRLKKLGAAIFVGHAAEQVRPADVVVISSAVAKDNPEVVEAQARHIPVIPRAEMLAELMRLKYGVAIAGMHGKTTTTSMVAAVLETGGLDPTVVVGGRVDMFGSNARPGQSQYLVAEADESDRSFLKLSPILAVVTNLDREHMENYRDMEDVEQCFVDFMNKVPFYGATTACIDDPLLRSILPRVTKRVMTYGESSEADFQLVMLPAEAESYSTFEVNARGIVLGPFKLHVPGKHNVLNATAAVAIGVELGVPPKQIAAGLSRFRGVDRRFQTKGEARGVTVIDDYGHHPTEIRATLQAARDVGYRRVHVLFQPHRYTRTRDLFEDFVLAFANADRVEVVDIYAASEQPIEGISSGALVRAMRNAGIDANYAPSLEAGAQRVAESAAKGEAILTLGAGSISQAGPMILEALRK from the coding sequence TTGTTCGCAGCGGCGCAGCGAGTACACTTTATCGGGATTGGCGGCATCGGCATGAGCGGCATCGCCGAGATCCTGCTTTCCATGGGATTCCCAGTCAGCGGATCCGATCTCCGAACCTCGCCCACCACAGACCGGCTCAAAAAACTCGGCGCGGCCATCTTTGTTGGCCATGCCGCGGAGCAGGTGCGTCCGGCCGACGTCGTCGTCATCAGCTCTGCGGTTGCCAAGGACAACCCTGAAGTCGTCGAAGCCCAGGCTCGCCACATCCCCGTCATCCCTCGCGCAGAAATGCTCGCGGAACTCATGCGTCTGAAATACGGAGTCGCCATCGCAGGCATGCACGGCAAGACCACCACCACCAGCATGGTGGCGGCTGTGTTGGAAACAGGCGGCCTCGATCCCACGGTTGTCGTGGGTGGTCGCGTGGACATGTTTGGTTCCAACGCGCGTCCCGGTCAGTCGCAATATCTTGTCGCAGAAGCTGACGAAAGCGACCGCAGCTTCCTCAAGCTATCGCCCATCCTCGCAGTGGTCACCAACCTTGATCGCGAACACATGGAAAACTATCGCGACATGGAAGACGTGGAGCAGTGCTTCGTCGATTTCATGAACAAGGTGCCGTTCTACGGAGCTACTACCGCTTGCATCGACGATCCACTGCTGCGCTCCATCCTTCCGCGCGTCACCAAGCGCGTGATGACTTACGGTGAAAGCTCTGAGGCAGATTTCCAGCTCGTCATGCTGCCCGCAGAAGCCGAGAGCTACTCAACATTTGAAGTGAACGCACGCGGCATCGTGCTTGGTCCGTTCAAGCTGCACGTACCCGGCAAACACAACGTCCTGAACGCAACCGCTGCAGTAGCAATCGGCGTAGAACTCGGTGTTCCACCCAAGCAAATCGCTGCAGGCCTCTCGCGTTTTCGCGGTGTTGATCGTCGCTTCCAAACCAAGGGAGAAGCGCGCGGCGTCACCGTCATCGACGACTACGGCCATCACCCCACAGAGATTCGCGCCACACTGCAAGCCGCGCGCGACGTGGGCTACCGCCGCGTCCACGTTCTCTTCCAGCCGCATCGTTACACGCGCACACGCGATCTCTTTGAAGACTTCGTCCTCGCATTTGCAAACGCGGATCGCGTAGAAGTCGTCGACATATACGCCGCCAGCGAACAGCCCATTGAAGGCATCTCCTCCGGCGCACTCGTTCGCGCCATGCGCAACGCAGGCATCGATGCCAACTACGCACCCAGCCTCGAAGCTGGCGCACAACGCGTAGCAGAATCCGCTGCCAAGGGCGAAGCCATCCTCACACTCGGCGCAGGCAGCATCTCGCAGGCAGGCCCCATGATCCTCGAAGCTCTTCGTAAATAG
- a CDS encoding YXWGXW repeat-containing protein has protein sequence MNVPTAVRTSVTTLAIAAASLMAAPMLHAQWGIAVNVGVARTAPPPLPVMEQPLAPGDGYIWTPGYWAWDDQVQDYYWVDGEWVMAPEAGMLWTPGYWAYGNGGYAWNAGYWGPEVGFYGGVNYGFGYFGTGYEGGYWNGNRFFYNTTVNRVDMRFVHNTFVRPVGGDWNRGGARVSFNGGPGGLRMQPNRDEQRAMQDRRFGPTMTQRDRGFDRGVVSRPSNNGFRGQNPQDFRGNDGRGNDGRGNDNRGNGFAGNGQQSVPNGGNNGMRWSGGNDNQNRPPQVNTPNPPQHAFPQGQVNAPNPPRRDFPTDGGRGNAVQQNAPAPRNLDRPAQNTQPNDFRGGGAQAPQGGNRFGGGDRPNFSAPQGNHNAPSGMRGFGRF, from the coding sequence ATGAACGTTCCCACCGCAGTTCGGACCTCCGTGACAACCCTAGCCATCGCCGCAGCCAGCCTGATGGCAGCGCCCATGCTGCACGCGCAGTGGGGCATTGCAGTGAACGTCGGCGTGGCGCGGACGGCGCCTCCTCCGTTGCCGGTGATGGAACAGCCTTTGGCTCCCGGCGACGGCTATATCTGGACGCCCGGCTACTGGGCCTGGGATGACCAGGTGCAGGACTACTACTGGGTGGACGGCGAGTGGGTGATGGCACCGGAAGCCGGCATGTTGTGGACGCCCGGATATTGGGCTTATGGCAACGGCGGTTATGCATGGAACGCAGGCTATTGGGGTCCGGAAGTGGGCTTCTATGGCGGTGTGAACTATGGCTTTGGCTATTTCGGCACCGGCTATGAGGGCGGCTACTGGAACGGCAATCGCTTCTTCTACAACACGACGGTGAACCGCGTGGATATGCGGTTTGTTCACAACACGTTTGTGCGTCCGGTGGGAGGCGATTGGAACCGTGGCGGTGCGCGTGTGTCGTTCAACGGCGGCCCCGGCGGACTGCGTATGCAGCCTAACCGCGATGAGCAGCGGGCGATGCAGGATCGACGCTTTGGACCTACGATGACGCAGCGCGACCGTGGATTTGATCGTGGCGTGGTTTCTCGTCCGTCGAACAACGGCTTCCGTGGGCAGAATCCACAGGACTTCCGTGGGAATGACGGACGTGGCAATGATGGACGCGGAAACGACAACCGTGGCAATGGATTTGCTGGCAATGGGCAGCAGTCAGTGCCCAATGGCGGCAATAATGGCATGCGCTGGTCCGGTGGTAACGACAACCAGAATCGGCCTCCGCAGGTGAATACACCAAATCCTCCTCAGCATGCGTTTCCCCAGGGGCAGGTGAATGCTCCGAATCCCCCTCGCCGGGATTTTCCGACCGATGGTGGACGCGGAAACGCGGTGCAACAGAACGCGCCTGCGCCTCGGAACTTGGATCGTCCGGCTCAGAACACCCAGCCGAATGATTTCCGTGGCGGTGGCGCACAGGCGCCGCAGGGCGGGAATCGGTTTGGTGGGGGGGATCGCCCGAACTTCAGCGCTCCCCAGGGCAATCACAATGCGCCATCCGGTATGCGCGGATTCGGCAGATTCTAA
- a CDS encoding YXWGXW repeat-containing protein: MVMEMTKFGKIGLIAALSVAPVAALMTTNSAQAQVVVAASFGAPPAIPEYDQPVAPGDGYIWTPGYWAWDGVANDYYWVNGVWVMPPYTGALWTPGWWGPGYGSGWLWNAGYWGPTVGYYGGVNYGWGYFGVGFYGGYWNSGRFWYNRNCGHFGPGFGGRYYNGGFGGWHGGLRGGGVAFNAHPPVNFRSASFNGGARGGFNGGTNGFRGGTNGNFNRGGQPGGSFNRGGQNFGGQNRSFSQPGGNFNRGGQSFNGGARSFSQPGGNFGGGRSFSAPSGGGSFGGGGRSFSAPSGGGFHGGGGFSGGGGGGFHGGGGGGSRGGGGGHR, encoded by the coding sequence ATGGTGATGGAAATGACGAAGTTTGGAAAAATTGGCTTGATTGCTGCCCTGTCTGTTGCACCCGTGGCCGCGCTGATGACAACGAATAGCGCGCAGGCCCAGGTGGTGGTTGCGGCCAGCTTTGGCGCTCCCCCGGCGATTCCTGAATACGATCAACCAGTTGCACCCGGCGACGGCTACATCTGGACGCCCGGTTATTGGGCATGGGACGGTGTTGCCAACGATTATTACTGGGTGAACGGCGTCTGGGTGATGCCCCCCTACACTGGCGCCCTGTGGACGCCCGGCTGGTGGGGTCCTGGCTATGGCAGCGGATGGCTGTGGAACGCTGGCTATTGGGGCCCAACTGTGGGCTACTACGGTGGCGTGAACTACGGCTGGGGCTACTTCGGCGTGGGCTTCTATGGTGGCTACTGGAACAGCGGGCGCTTCTGGTACAACCGCAACTGCGGTCACTTTGGGCCCGGCTTTGGCGGTCGCTATTACAACGGTGGCTTTGGCGGATGGCATGGTGGCCTGCGCGGCGGTGGTGTGGCATTCAACGCGCATCCCCCGGTTAACTTCCGTAGCGCCAGCTTCAATGGCGGCGCGCGTGGCGGCTTCAACGGCGGAACGAACGGATTCCGCGGCGGTACAAATGGCAACTTCAACCGTGGCGGACAGCCTGGCGGGTCGTTTAACCGTGGCGGACAGAACTTCGGTGGACAGAACCGCAGCTTCTCGCAACCGGGTGGCAACTTCAACCGCGGTGGACAGAGCTTTAACGGCGGCGCACGGAGCTTCTCGCAGCCCGGCGGCAACTTCGGCGGTGGACGTAGCTTCTCGGCGCCTTCGGGTGGTGGCAGCTTCGGTGGCGGCGGTCGTAGCTTCTCTGCTCCGTCCGGCGGAGGCTTCCACGGTGGTGGTGGCTTCAGCGGCGGCGGTGGTGGCGGATTCCACGGCGGCGGGGGCGGAGGTTCCCGTGGCGGTGGCGGCGGTCACCGGTAA
- the murG gene encoding undecaprenyldiphospho-muramoylpentapeptide beta-N-acetylglucosaminyltransferase: MAPNNYLRVLIAGGGTGGHVIPALAIARELRDHHAAEVRLLGTPRGIETKLVPEAGFPLELMQVGQLANVSLWTRVKTLADLPLGILHCIRLMRSFRPQVVVGVGGYASGPAMIAATLLRIPTLAYEPNAVPGMVNRFLGKRVSAAAVAFEETKTYFRNAEVTGVPVRTEIFCIGPLVTQPPRLLITAGSNGAKVFNDTLPVIAADLLATIPNLTIVHQTGERAFAATETAYRNAGISTERVTVLPFLKDMPQQLEQATLVLARSGSTVAELAAAGRPALLVPFPQAADDHQTKNALAMVRVGAAEMLPQAELTPETLRTRLVALLTSPEHLQQMSEAARSAAKPNALQNIGNRIASLAS, encoded by the coding sequence GTGGCTCCAAATAACTACCTGCGCGTTCTCATCGCAGGCGGTGGCACCGGCGGACACGTTATCCCGGCTCTCGCCATCGCACGCGAACTCCGTGACCACCACGCTGCAGAAGTTCGCTTGCTTGGAACACCGAGAGGCATTGAAACAAAGCTCGTCCCTGAAGCGGGCTTCCCACTCGAACTCATGCAGGTAGGCCAATTAGCCAACGTGTCATTGTGGACGCGCGTGAAGACACTCGCTGACCTTCCACTTGGCATCCTGCACTGCATTCGCCTCATGCGCAGCTTTCGTCCGCAGGTAGTGGTGGGCGTCGGCGGATACGCCAGCGGCCCTGCAATGATTGCGGCCACACTCCTGCGCATTCCCACACTTGCGTACGAGCCCAACGCCGTACCCGGTATGGTGAATCGATTTCTCGGCAAGCGAGTCAGCGCAGCGGCCGTTGCATTTGAAGAAACCAAAACATACTTCCGCAACGCCGAAGTCACGGGCGTTCCTGTTCGTACAGAGATCTTTTGCATCGGCCCTCTCGTCACGCAGCCGCCGCGTCTGCTCATCACCGCAGGCAGCAACGGCGCGAAGGTGTTCAACGACACCTTGCCTGTGATCGCGGCTGATCTACTCGCAACGATTCCGAATCTCACCATCGTCCACCAGACAGGCGAGCGTGCTTTCGCCGCAACGGAAACGGCCTATCGCAACGCGGGCATTTCCACGGAACGCGTAACCGTACTGCCGTTCCTGAAAGACATGCCACAGCAACTCGAACAGGCCACGCTTGTCCTTGCACGCAGCGGCAGCACCGTCGCAGAACTCGCCGCGGCAGGCCGTCCTGCGTTACTCGTTCCATTCCCGCAGGCGGCAGACGACCATCAGACAAAGAACGCGCTCGCCATGGTCCGCGTCGGCGCAGCAGAGATGCTCCCGCAGGCGGAACTCACCCCAGAGACACTCCGCACGCGCCTGGTCGCTCTACTCACGTCCCCAGAACATCTGCAGCAGATGTCTGAAGCGGCCAGATCAGCAGCAAAGCCGAACGCCTTGCAGAACATCGGCAATCGCATCGCTTCTCTAGCGAGCTAG
- the ftsW gene encoding putative lipid II flippase FtsW, with translation MAKRVGADKWLFGTVLALVLFGLVMIFSTSAILAKAQFGSPYHFVISQLVFAILGIIALFVLMRVDYRKYNNPKVVFPAIAITALLLLGVFFMGGMNGAHRWIRVGGLTLQPSELAKPLIVLFLAYFLQSRIHQMDDIKGTLIRAAAVPVLFILLIVKEPDLGTALVCAGVTGLMLALAGIRLRWIGIAALVAMPPLYYMLFHVAFRRARMLAFMNPEADPRGAGFHILQSLIAVGSGGFFGKGLTEGMQKLFYLPEPQTDFIYATVCEELGLIGALLVLAAFAFLGYRGLRAAYLSTDPFARFLAFGMTSAILIQAFFNMSVVIALLPTKGIPLPFISSGGTSVFITLASMGVLLNITREID, from the coding sequence ATGGCGAAGCGTGTCGGCGCGGATAAGTGGTTGTTTGGCACAGTGCTGGCACTGGTGCTCTTCGGCCTTGTGATGATCTTTTCCACCTCGGCCATCCTGGCCAAGGCGCAGTTCGGCTCGCCGTATCACTTCGTCATCAGCCAGTTGGTCTTCGCCATCCTCGGCATCATCGCGCTCTTCGTTCTCATGCGCGTGGACTACCGCAAATACAACAACCCCAAGGTCGTTTTCCCGGCCATCGCCATCACGGCATTGTTGCTGCTCGGTGTGTTTTTCATGGGCGGCATGAACGGCGCGCACCGCTGGATTCGCGTGGGTGGCCTCACGCTGCAGCCCTCGGAATTAGCGAAACCACTCATAGTCCTCTTCCTCGCGTACTTCTTGCAAAGCCGTATCCACCAGATGGACGACATCAAGGGCACGCTCATCCGCGCAGCTGCCGTGCCGGTGCTCTTCATTCTGCTCATCGTCAAAGAGCCTGACCTCGGCACCGCCCTCGTCTGCGCAGGCGTTACAGGATTGATGCTCGCGCTGGCAGGCATTCGTCTTCGCTGGATCGGCATCGCCGCACTCGTCGCCATGCCGCCTCTTTACTACATGCTCTTTCACGTGGCCTTCCGCCGCGCCCGCATGCTCGCCTTCATGAACCCTGAGGCTGACCCGCGCGGCGCCGGCTTCCACATCCTGCAATCGCTCATCGCAGTGGGCTCTGGCGGCTTCTTTGGCAAGGGGCTGACTGAGGGCATGCAGAAACTTTTCTATCTGCCCGAACCGCAGACCGACTTCATCTACGCAACGGTCTGCGAAGAACTCGGCCTCATCGGCGCGCTGCTTGTGCTGGCAGCCTTCGCATTCCTCGGCTATCGCGGCCTGCGCGCCGCGTATCTTTCCACCGACCCCTTCGCACGCTTCCTTGCCTTCGGCATGACGTCGGCCATCCTTATCCAGGCCTTCTTCAACATGAGCGTGGTCATCGCTCTGTTGCCCACCAAGGGCATCCCTCTACCATTCATCTCCAGTGGTGGCACCAGCGTTTTCATCACGCTGGCCAGCATGGGCGTGTTGCTCAACATCACACGCGAGATTGACTGA
- the murD gene encoding UDP-N-acetylmuramoyl-L-alanine--D-glutamate ligase, translating into MDFKGKRVLVVGLGKSGVSAALYLRKLGARVTVSDSRPGEALAKEIPALLDAGVMVESGGHGVLTFRRQDLIVLSPGVPLSTPEVQQSQRFGVPIIGEVELASLALQGKIIAITGSNGKTTTTSLVGHILLHAGYETKIGGNIGLPVVEMVEDSTEKTWSVLEVSSFQLETIETFRPHIAAVLNITPDHLDRHGSFENYAAAKARITENQTPEDFLVLNAEDKPTQMVAAKTKAQIFWFSGVRRVKQGAFAHNDGIYFIAKEGGTPEPIMPLAEIPLRGAHNVENVLAAIAMAKLAGIATDEIREAIASFTAVDHRLQFVAKKRGVEYYNDSKATNVDATIKALESFPSGIRLILGGKDKASDYTQLLPLLKERTVAVYTIGMAADIIAKQIGDQVKLTPAVTLAEAIRLASESAQAGETVLLAPACASFDQFTSYEHRGRVFVELVQNLPN; encoded by the coding sequence ATGGATTTCAAAGGCAAACGCGTTCTCGTCGTTGGACTCGGCAAAAGCGGAGTCTCCGCCGCGCTGTATCTGCGCAAGCTCGGCGCGCGCGTCACAGTCAGCGACAGCCGCCCCGGTGAAGCCCTTGCCAAAGAAATCCCCGCATTACTTGATGCAGGTGTGATGGTAGAAAGCGGTGGCCACGGTGTGCTTACCTTCCGCCGTCAGGACCTCATCGTCCTCTCGCCCGGCGTGCCACTGTCCACGCCTGAAGTCCAACAGTCGCAGCGTTTCGGTGTACCGATCATCGGCGAAGTCGAACTCGCGTCCCTCGCGCTGCAAGGCAAGATCATCGCCATCACCGGCTCCAACGGCAAGACCACGACGACCTCGCTCGTAGGTCACATTCTTCTGCACGCCGGTTATGAAACAAAAATCGGCGGCAACATCGGCCTGCCGGTCGTGGAGATGGTGGAAGACTCAACCGAAAAGACATGGAGCGTTCTCGAAGTCTCCAGCTTCCAACTGGAAACCATTGAGACCTTCCGTCCACACATCGCCGCCGTATTGAACATCACGCCAGATCATCTCGACCGCCACGGATCATTCGAGAACTACGCCGCAGCGAAGGCGCGCATCACAGAAAACCAAACGCCGGAAGACTTCCTGGTCCTCAACGCGGAAGACAAGCCCACGCAAATGGTGGCCGCTAAGACCAAGGCACAGATCTTCTGGTTTAGTGGTGTTCGCCGCGTGAAGCAAGGCGCATTCGCACACAATGACGGTATCTACTTCATTGCAAAAGAGGGCGGCACACCAGAGCCCATCATGCCACTCGCTGAGATACCTCTGCGCGGCGCACACAACGTCGAGAACGTCCTGGCCGCCATTGCCATGGCAAAACTCGCGGGCATTGCAACAGACGAGATTCGCGAAGCCATCGCCTCCTTCACGGCAGTCGATCATCGGCTGCAGTTCGTCGCAAAGAAGCGTGGCGTGGAGTATTACAACGACTCAAAAGCCACGAACGTCGACGCCACCATCAAGGCGCTCGAATCGTTCCCCTCCGGCATCCGTCTCATTCTGGGCGGCAAAGACAAGGCATCCGATTACACCCAACTCCTTCCACTGCTAAAAGAGCGCACCGTAGCCGTATACACCATAGGTATGGCGGCAGACATCATTGCGAAGCAGATTGGCGATCAGGTAAAGCTCACACCCGCCGTAACTCTAGCTGAGGCTATACGCCTCGCATCCGAATCCGCACAAGCGGGAGAAACCGTACTCCTCGCCCCGGCATGCGCCAGCTTCGATCAGTTCACCAGTTACGAACATCGCGGCCGCGTCTTTGTCGAGTTAGTCCAAAACTTACCGAACTAA
- the mraY gene encoding phospho-N-acetylmuramoyl-pentapeptide-transferase translates to MYPIFRVFRIFRYLTFRCVFASLTALAIGMLIGPFVIRRLREFQIGQYIRDEGPESHKKKTGTPTMGGVLICISILVPTLLWSDLSNPLVWITILSTTAFGAIGFADDYIKVVHKRNLGLTSSQKLLLQFIASFGVAASLVFLESRGLYSTRLVFPFIKQFRPDLIIGTFQHIHGLYWLSFLPFVVFVMLVISFSSNAVNLTDGLDGLAIGCTIIAAAALTVLTYVSGHMVFSDYLELQRMPLAGELTIFCGAMVGASIGFLWYNAHPAEVFMGDVGSLALGGAISTVAVLVKQELLLPFIGGVFILEAVSVMLQVGSYKLRGGKRIFKMAPLHHHFELSGWSESKVITRFWIMALIFALFALTTLKLR, encoded by the coding sequence ATGTACCCCATTTTCAGGGTCTTCCGCATCTTCCGCTACCTGACCTTCCGCTGCGTCTTTGCCAGCCTCACCGCGCTTGCCATCGGCATGCTCATCGGCCCATTCGTTATTCGCCGTCTCCGCGAATTTCAGATCGGTCAGTACATCCGCGACGAAGGCCCGGAAAGCCACAAGAAAAAGACTGGCACACCCACCATGGGTGGCGTGCTCATCTGCATCTCCATCCTCGTACCCACGTTGCTCTGGAGTGACCTCTCCAATCCGTTAGTGTGGATCACTATCCTTTCCACCACGGCCTTTGGGGCTATTGGTTTTGCCGACGACTACATCAAGGTCGTCCACAAGCGAAACCTCGGACTCACCAGCAGCCAAAAGCTACTTCTGCAATTCATAGCCAGCTTTGGCGTTGCGGCATCGCTTGTCTTTCTTGAATCGCGCGGCTTGTATTCCACGCGCCTTGTCTTCCCATTCATCAAACAGTTCCGTCCTGACCTCATCATCGGAACCTTCCAGCACATTCACGGCCTCTACTGGCTCAGCTTCCTGCCGTTCGTCGTGTTTGTAATGTTGGTCATCAGCTTCAGTTCAAACGCTGTAAATCTTACCGACGGCCTCGATGGCCTTGCGATCGGCTGCACTATCATCGCTGCCGCAGCACTCACCGTATTGACCTACGTCAGCGGCCACATGGTCTTCAGCGATTACCTCGAACTACAGCGCATGCCGCTGGCGGGCGAACTCACCATCTTCTGCGGCGCCATGGTTGGCGCTTCCATCGGCTTCCTCTGGTACAACGCACATCCGGCAGAAGTTTTCATGGGCGACGTCGGTTCGCTCGCACTCGGCGGCGCCATCTCCACAGTCGCTGTACTCGTCAAGCAGGAGTTGCTCCTGCCGTTCATCGGCGGTGTCTTCATTTTGGAAGCAGTCAGCGTCATGCTGCAGGTCGGCAGTTACAAACTGCGCGGCGGCAAACGCATCTTCAAAATGGCGCCGCTGCACCACCACTTCGAATTAAGCGGATGGAGTGAAAGCAAAGTCATCACCCGCTTTTGGATCATGGCCCTCATCTTCGCCCTGTTCGCATTGACAACACTCAAGCTGCGGTAA
- the murF gene encoding UDP-N-acetylmuramoyl-tripeptide--D-alanyl-D-alanine ligase — protein sequence MTLTLGQVADWIHAEGDFDLQTQVYGYSIDSRTVGAGELFFAVQGERFDGHDFVAIALQNGAAAAVVSIHWVVPSEVDSAKLLRVPESEDCVLKALQGLARAVRRHWGKRVIGITGSAGKTTTKECVAAVLSAKFRVLKSAGNLNNGFGVPLQLLKLEPEHEVAVIEMGMNHAGEIAALAKIAEPNWAVVSNVAPVHLEHFADGIAGIANAKYELVQSLPKDGIAFLNADDPYVSTFGRDRENHARYFGLQAAPANVRAINVRSEGANGMSFTAQAGEESQPAHIALLGEHNVYNALAGISVGLESGMQLSECIAALQQLHPADKRGEQILFRGARIINDSYNSNPRALNAMVEALMAVGATRHIVIAGEMLELGPEAAALHTQSGEYMKAHGVDAVIGVRGHAAEIVRGAGDIALFVDTPEKAGQWMLENLREGDAVLLKASRGVQLERALTPLGIQATGH from the coding sequence ATGACATTGACACTGGGCCAGGTGGCCGACTGGATTCACGCAGAAGGCGACTTCGATCTGCAAACACAGGTGTACGGATATTCCATCGATTCACGCACCGTCGGCGCTGGCGAACTCTTCTTCGCGGTGCAAGGCGAACGATTTGACGGCCACGACTTCGTCGCCATCGCATTGCAAAACGGCGCAGCTGCCGCAGTTGTCAGCATACATTGGGTCGTCCCTTCGGAAGTCGACAGCGCAAAGCTGCTGCGCGTTCCTGAGAGTGAAGACTGCGTGTTGAAAGCTCTCCAGGGACTTGCACGCGCGGTACGTCGCCACTGGGGAAAGCGTGTCATCGGCATCACCGGTTCAGCGGGCAAGACCACCACGAAAGAATGCGTCGCTGCGGTACTCTCTGCAAAGTTTCGCGTGCTCAAATCTGCGGGCAATCTGAATAACGGCTTCGGTGTACCTCTGCAACTGCTGAAGCTTGAGCCAGAGCACGAAGTCGCCGTGATTGAAATGGGCATGAACCACGCGGGTGAAATCGCTGCGTTGGCAAAGATTGCGGAGCCGAACTGGGCCGTCGTCAGCAACGTCGCACCCGTACATCTGGAACATTTCGCAGACGGCATCGCTGGTATCGCAAACGCAAAGTACGAACTGGTGCAGTCGCTTCCGAAAGACGGCATCGCATTTCTGAACGCTGACGACCCATACGTCTCCACCTTCGGTCGTGACCGCGAGAACCACGCACGCTACTTCGGCCTGCAAGCCGCGCCCGCAAACGTACGCGCCATCAACGTGCGAAGCGAAGGCGCTAACGGCATGAGCTTCACCGCGCAGGCAGGCGAGGAATCGCAACCCGCACACATTGCGCTACTGGGAGAGCACAACGTCTACAACGCTCTCGCAGGAATATCGGTTGGCCTCGAAAGCGGCATGCAACTTAGCGAATGCATCGCTGCTCTGCAGCAACTGCATCCCGCTGATAAGCGCGGCGAACAGATACTCTTCCGCGGCGCACGTATCATCAACGACTCCTATAACAGCAACCCCCGCGCACTGAACGCCATGGTGGAAGCACTGATGGCCGTCGGGGCTACCCGCCACATCGTTATCGCCGGAGAGATGCTGGAGCTGGGCCCAGAGGCTGCAGCTCTGCACACACAATCCGGTGAATACATGAAGGCGCATGGTGTCGATGCGGTTATCGGTGTTCGTGGCCACGCCGCGGAAATTGTTCGTGGCGCAGGCGATATCGCTCTCTTTGTGGATACGCCGGAAAAAGCAGGCCAGTGGATGCTGGAAAATCTTAGGGAAGGTGATGCCGTTTTGTTGAAGGCATCGCGAGGCGTCCAATTGGAACGCGCACTCACACCCCTCGGCATCCAGGCCACCGGGCATTAA